The genomic window gctgggcCGTGCCGGGCGGGTCCTGCCCCGGGTGCCGCATTCCAGTCCCCTGGCGCTAAAGATCCTCCCTTCTCTGGGGAGGGACCAGGCCGTGGCCGCGGAGCTGCCGCTGCGCTGTCCCGTGTCCTCACGTGTGTCCTCTTCCGTCCCCTTGCCCATGTCCAGCCTCGGCAGCTTCACTCCGAGGCGCCGGCCAGACTTTCTGACCCTCAGCAGTCCCGGCACCTCGGTCTGGACCACCGGGAAGGGCCCCTGTTCCCATTGCCACTGGGCCAGATGtgcctccagctccctgcactgctcctcGAACAGCGCCCAGGTGTCCTGGGAGCTCCGGATGAACCTCGGGAAATGCTTCCTGTAGCACATGGAACTTCGTCGGGAGCTGCCAGGGGACGTGTCTGCCGATTCCTGCGCCCTGTccacactgctctgctcctccgCCTGGGCTCTCGCTGCCCTTGGACGCCTCCGGGTCCGCCGGATCCTCTGCAGGAACCACAGATGGCTGAGAcgggagcagctcctgggcccaccccacagccccccacgATGCTCCACATGCCACCCCAGcccaccccaaaccaacccagcCCCCAGAGCGGTGCAGAGGCACCTACCCAGAGACGCTTGTCCCGCAGCACGACAGCGACCAGGAtgagctgcagcaccaggatcATGACTGCAACCAGCTCCCCCATGGTGAACATGTCGAGGGACCTCATGGCACCATCCCTGCCACTCCAGGTCACCAGTCAGAGCCCCCTTTGTGACACCACAGGTCAGGCAGGGCCCCCTTTGTGACACTGGGAGTTCCCAGGAGCCCCAGGGAGAGCCCTGGCTGCCTCAGGCACGTGACCGTGCATTCCAGGTTGTCCCTCTAAACCGTTGGGATTCCTAAGGTCAGTCGGGTCGTAACAATTCCATTTGACATCACGAATCTGTTTCCAGCTGTTGTTGGATCTGTAACTGCTGGGTTTTTAACTGGTTCATCAAATAAATCTCTTTTGAATAGGTGGTTTGTTTCAATTTCAGGAGCCTCCATGACACgagggcagtgatcatccccctgGCCcgggcactggtgaggtcagACCTCAAATcttggggtcagttttgggccccACACGACAATAAAGACATTGAGGTCGGGAGTATGTctggagaagggcaatggagcttCAACCCCACTTGCCAattcagtaaggaaaaaaaaatggagaaatgaaCAAGGTGAGATAATTTAATAACCGTACGTAGATTCTGAAGACACtggaagggaaagaacaaacaaggaaggaagaaaagaaaaacaagtgatgtgTGCCCTGCCTGGGGCAAGTGACCATGGAAGGATGAGCTTTGGATtcccagggaaggaaggagggaggcagcaggtCTGGAGAGTGatgacctttggaagaaggggcagcAAGTCAGGAGACCGACAAGGATGTCAGGAGGTCATGGAGAGAGAAGATGAGAAGGGCCAAAGCCCAACGAGAACTTAATGTGGCTAAGGAGGTAAAAGGAAAGCCAGAtgattttttagaaataatactttagtttttgatttttttgttgttggtttgtttttttttaatttgttgctGGGGGGAACATAGAGCCAAAGAGTGAGGACAAGCCTGAGGTGCCAGGGGATGAGGCCCAGCCACAGAGGGTTGTGAGGGTCAGGGCCTGCCTGACCAACCCAGGATGTTGTTTGTGGCTTGGACAGGCCGTGGTGGCTCAGGATTGGAACCTTTTGCTCTTCTGGGCCCGGCGCTGCCACCAGCACCGGGACATCAGAGGAGGCGGCTCCGGGAGGGACGGGCGTGGCGGTGGCACTGGCAGGGAGGGACGTGGTGGGGGCACTGGCAGGGAAGGACGTTGTGGGGGCActggcaggcagggatgtggcagctCCACCAGGGTCCCAGGAATCCCCTCAGGCGGGCACGGAGCTTGCCCAGGAAGGCCCGTGGTGCCCAGCCATGGGCCCTGCCCGGGGGCACCCGCTGCCGGGGGGGGGCCTTGGCTGGGCCCCACCACGGGTCAGGCGTGGGGATGCTGCGGGCCAGCtccaggaggctgctgctgctgctgctgctgctgctgtcggCCTCCAGGGAGTTGGTGatcaccacttccctggggaggaaCCAGGCcatggctgtggagctgctgctttccagctccggggggctgctgctgtgtcgTCCCGTGGCCTCATTGTCCTCCTCCCTTCCACTGTCTCTGTCATTGTCCTCCTCCCTTCCACTGTCTCTGTCATTGTCCTCCTCCCTTCCACTGGTCGTGTCTGGCCTCTGCACTCGGAGGTGCTGGGGTGAATTCCCACCCCCCAGCAGTCCCGGCAGCTCCTCTGGCCCCTcatcctggagctctgggaagggcCCCTGTTCCCATTGCCACTGGGCCAGCTGTGCCTCCAGCTCGCTGTGCTGCTCCTCAAACAGCACCTGGGCGTCCTGGGAGCTCCGGATGAACCTTGGGAAATGCTTCCTGTAGCTCATGGAACTTTGTTGGGAACTGCCAtgggaagctgcagctgcccagcaccGGCTGCCTGATCCTGCTGGGCCCTGCTGGTGTCACCAGCAGGTGACTCGTCCCCTCGTCATATGGCAGCCAGATGTCACAAAgggggctctgcctgccccaTGATGTCATAAAAGGGGCCCTGCCTGCCCCATGATGTCACAAAGGGCTATAATGGGCCATGGGACACGGGGCACTGCAGGTGGGCACCACCTCGGCCTCTGCCGCCCCAGCAGTGTTGGGATCCCATCACTGGGACCCCGTAGGTCACTGGGGAAGCTcgtccccagcctgtgctggtgacCTGGAGTGGCAGGGATGGTGCCATGAGGTCCCTCGACATGTTCACCATGGGGGAGCTGGTTGCAGTCATgatcctggtgctgcagctcaTCCTGGTCGCTGTCGTGCTGCGGGACAAGCGTCTCTGGGTAGGTGCCTCTGCACCGCTCTGGGGgctgggttggtttggggtgggCTGGGGTGGCATGTGGAGCATcgtggggggctgtggggtgggcccaggagctgctcccgTCTCAGCCATCTGTGGTTCCTGCAGAGGATCCTGCAGAactggaggtgtccaagggcAGCGAGAGCCCAGGCGGAGGAGCAGAGCAGCGTGGACAGGGCGCAGGAATCGGCAGACACGTCCCCTGGCAGCTCCCGACGAAGTTCCATGTGCTACAGGAAGCATTTCCCGAGGTTCATCCGGAGCTCCCAGGATACCCAGGCACTGTTTGAGGAGCAGCACAGCGAGCTGGAGGCACAGCTGGCCCAGTGGCAATGGGAACAGGGGCCCTTCCCGGAGCTCCAGGATGAGGGGCCAGAGGAGCTGCCGGGACTGCTGGGGGGTGGGAATTCACCCCAGCACCTCCGAGTGCAGAGGCCAGACACAGCCAGTGGAAGGGAGGAGGACAATGACAGAGACAGTGGAAGGGAGGAGGACAATGACAGAGACAGTGGAAGGGAGGAGGACAATGAGGCCACGGGAcgacacagcagcagccccccggagctggaaagcagcagctccacagccatgGCCTGGttcctccccagggaagtggtgatCACCAACTCCCTGGAGGccgacagcagcagcagcagcagcagcagcagcagcctcctggaGCTGGCCCGCAGCATCCCCACGCCTGACCCGTGGTGGGGCCCAGCCAAGGCCCCCCCCCGGCAGCGGGTGCCCCCGGGCAGGGCCCATGGCCGGGCACCACGGGCCTTCCTGGGCAAGCTCCGTGCCCGCCTGAGGGGATTCCTGGGACCCTGGTGAagctgccacatccctgcctgccagTGCCCCCGTGTCTGTCCCTCCACCGCCATGTCCGTCCCTCCCGGAGCCGCCTCCTCTGATGTCCCGGTGCTGGTGGCAGCGCCGGGCCCAGAAGAGCAAAAGGTTCCAATCCTGAGCCACCACGGCCTGTCCAAGCCACAAACAACATCCTGGGTTGGTCAGGCAGGCCCTGACCCTCACAGTCCCCCGTGGCTGGGCCTCATCCCCTGGCACCTCAGGCTTGTCCTCACTCTTTGGCTCTATGTTCCCCCCagcaacaaattaaaaaaatccagccaaagtattatttctaaaaatcatTTGGCTTTCCTTTTACCTCCTTAGCCACATTAAGTTCTGGTTGAGCTTTGGCCCTTCTCATCTTCTCCCTCCATGACCTCCTGACATCCTTGTCGGCCTCCTGACTTgctgccccttcttccaaaggtcatCACTCTCCAGatctgctgcctccctccttccttccctgggaATCCAAAGCTCATCCTTCCATGGTCGCTGTGCCCCAGACGGGCTCCCACCATCAcatcaccccccacccccagagtttgtccccccagccctttgtgctcccccaccccactctcagcctgaggagcagggaaggccTCGGTGCCCAGCGTGGACTGACCCACCCCAGGACATCAACACTGCAGCACAAACCCAACCCACAGACCATGGGCAGAGCAGGAACTCTGACCCCACCCAACCCAGTAGAGTCTCCAGCCAGCACCagtcctgccccagcacccaTCCAGCTGAGGGGGTGTCCAGAGTCTGGGGGTGCCCGCTCTGTGTGGGGGCACCTTTTTATGGGTGAGTTTTCCCTGCCCTCGAGAGAAGCTTCtcttttgcttctccttttgctttctatGCAAATTAGTTCTCATGCTCAGTGTGTTCTTCCTGCCCTTTCTGGAAATGGGTTGGAGGCTTCGGGGGTCACGGCTTCTGGTGCCCCAGTGGATgttgggggagctggggggccaCTGGGAACCTGCTCAAGCCCAGGTGCAAAGTGCTGTCCCTGGGGAGGAACAAGTCCAGGCCCGGctcaggctgggaagggctcgGCAGAGATGGTCCTGGGGGGCACCGAGCTGAGCTCCTGTGGCCAaggggcactgggctgtgtAAGGAGGAGCACTGGCAGAGGGCGAGTGAGGGGACCCTCGACTGAGAGGATGTCCTTGCCCCTGGTCTTGTCCCCAGGCTTGGCAGAAGGGCCAAGCACCCAAACACTGCAGAGCCCACCCTGTGCTGCACTGTGGGTTGAGATCTGTCCCAGGGGTGACCCCCACAAGGGACCTGCCACCCCCTCGAGGCTGTCGTGGGgtctggagcaggagggacagTGGGAAGGGGAACCAGAGGGGCTCAGCTGGAGGGGGCCTTGGATGTGGGAGAATGGTGAGGGGCCCCAGAGGGCAGGGCAAGGTGGGGCTGGACATGGTGGAGAGGAGGATGCAAGTGTGGGAtgcaggttttggggtgaaaTTGTGAGTTGCAGGAGTGGGGCacaggttttggggtgcaggtgTGGGGTGCATGTTTTGGGGTGAAGATTTTGAAGTACAGTTGTGGGGTGCAGGTTTTGTGGTGCAAGATTGAGgtgcaggttttggggtgcagggttGAGgtgcaggttttggggtgcaggttTTGTGGTGCAGGGGGACACTTCTCATGGAGCTGAACTGTGGTGCTGCAGAACCCCTGTTGCTGCCCTGGCCAGGGTCCCACACCccggggcagagcagggctctgtgGCCCTGGGGCCAGGCAGGGGTCCCAGAGGGGCCGGGTTCCCACGAGGCAGTGGCTGCCacgggctgggctgtgcaggcacCGATGGACCCTGGGACCAACCTGCCCTGGCCAGGGTGGGCAGTGGCTCCAGAGCTCCTGCTGGGCCCCACATCCCTCCTCACAGGGACCCCCATATCCCTCCTCACAGGGAcccccacatccctcctcaCAGGGACCCCCACATTCCCCCTCACAGGgatccccaaatccctcctcACAGGGAcccccacatccctcctcaCAGGGACCCCCACATTCCCCCTCACAGGgatccccaaatccctcc from Chiroxiphia lanceolata isolate bChiLan1 chromosome 2, bChiLan1.pri, whole genome shotgun sequence includes these protein-coding regions:
- the LOC116782974 gene encoding uncharacterized protein LOC116782974, which produces MRSLDMFTMGELVAVMILVLQLILVAVVLRDKRLWRIRRTRRRPRAARAQAEEQSSVDRAQESADTSPGSSRRSSMCYRKHFPRFIRSSQDTWALFEEQCRELEAHLAQWQWEQGPFPVVQTEVPGLLRVRKSGRRLGVKLPRLDMGKGTEEDTREDTGQRSGSSAATAWSLPREGRIFSARGLECGTRGRTRPARPSPWQWGLGVRQRGTGPGRGLLQRYLRQSSLGRSLMHLWARHIQRRRRRRVRFATPLVTVQYFE
- the LOC116781971 gene encoding uncharacterized protein LOC116781971, whose translation is MRSLDMFTMGELVAVMILVLQLILVAVVLRDKRLWRILQNWRCPRAARAQAEEQSSVDRAQESADTSPGSSRRSSMCYRKHFPRFIRSSQDTQALFEEQHSELEAQLAQWQWEQGPFPELQDEGPEELPGLLGGGNSPQHLRVQRPDTASGREEDNDRDSGREEDNDRDSGREEDNEATGRHSSSPPELESSSSTAMAWFLPREVVITNSLEADSSSSSSSSSSLLELARSIPTPDPWWGPAKAPPRQRVPPGRAHGRAPRAFLGKLRARLRGFLGPW